Genomic window (Culex pipiens pallens isolate TS chromosome 3, TS_CPP_V2, whole genome shotgun sequence):
TCGTACGATGCACATTTCTCGCTGGGGCCCCCCTGGCATATCTAGACGTAGGACCCACCGGAGATTGCATTTTCTTATCAGCTGTGCGAATTTTGGCCACTGACTTTGGCTTGATATAAAAGCCAGACCTCGAGACTCCAACCGGTACCTTTCTGCTCTCGTTCGTTCAACGCGTGGAAGAAGTGCTCGAGTCAACCTCTggtcaaaatggtaaaaaaaacctaaacttCTTGGAGAACTCTCCTAACTCTAACTTTTCTCTTTGACAGAAACTGTTCCTGCTCTTGGTAGTCCTCGGAGTTGGCATGTCCAGTGCCACCCTCCGCTCGGAAGTGGATCAGCTGTTGGCGTTCTACCCGATGGAGGAGGTCCGTGAGATCTACGACTGGTGGATCACCCATGATGCCGAGGTTGGCGAGATCTACGCCTTCATGCAGAGCAACTACGCCAACGATGCGTGGAGCGTTCTGGTCACCCAGCCCGAGCTGCAGGGAGTCGGAGCCTGGACCGAGGCCCGTGGTGTCAACTTGCGCGATTATCTGGACTTTGTCGCCGCCATGTTCGGCTGGACTCCGCTGCCCCGTGCTGTCCGCAACGGAAAGGCTCGCTCCTGGGCCTCGATGATGGAGGAGATCCGCTCGGTCACCGACACCCCCGGAGCGCTGGCCCTGGCCAACCAGTTCATTGCCACGCCCGGAAGCGAGTTCGCTGAGCTGTACCGCATGACCCAGGATGCCCGCCCAGCGTTCACCCGCACCATGAACGATCCGGAAGTGCAGCGTTGGGCCGCCCAGCTGCGTGCCTTCGGCGTCGACATCGACGGAACCGTCGCCCGTCTGCAGTCCTTCTTCGGATGGAACTAAGCCGTTTCGATCATGCAATAAAATCGCATTAATCAATCAAACCGTTTTTAttccctcgaaaaaaaaaagagttggcagcggtgggattcgaacccacgcCACCGAAGTGACTGGTGCCTTAAACCAGCGCCTTAGACCGCTCGGCCACGCTACCCTTGCGTTTTCAATTTCGACTCTCTCCCCTCCACAGCTTGTTTCGCCCAACACAGAAAGCTTCTGCCAAGTAGGCTATTCTAGCAAGCGTCTTCTTCGTTCGCGCGCGtcaacagggttgccaggttgccagataaatctgggaatgccagatttttcaagtgtctgccagaataaagattcgcccttctctgtgccagatattgacagattttgccagattttttactttaagccatttttgtacaactttttgattaaaatgaatgaattttattgcaaataaaataaaattgattgtgTTTTCCTTAGAGATAATGTAACTTATCATTTTTGTGCCCATTAGGATGGCTCGACAtgatcgatttttcagaacaaagttttttcggTCCCTTTTGGGTCCCtgaacaaccccccaaaatttgggagcgattggttcagcccacactttgcgcaaagcgattcaattttgtatgggatttagtatgggaaaaccaacttttttctatttaatcagggtgaccactcaaatttcattttcaaattcccgactttttcccgacttttttttcagacttttccagaatgctcaaataataggcatttcttatctaaagaatgatttcacacaaaaaactttctataagaacagtcaatattaaccaccgaaaaaaaatctaaatggatttaaaaaaaatccaaacataggcattttttgtaaatacagaaactaaacaacaaataaaaaaaaacttcaaaaattgaatttcattatttatgattcagagtagaaacacaaacaattaatctttgaaaaaataatcgaaagttcaacaatacttataacttccatgttattttttaaattggcaaacgtatagtttttgatacttcgtttcaactggaaatgacacAAAGTTAAATataactgaacttaaaatagcgttccaattttttttaaacttcatcattattttaaaacaaagaaTGCTTAAAACATGACtgctgttattattcattcaaaggatttagaaaaatgtcaaggaatgcataaaaaaacgtttttgccaagttccctttttaattttgttatttttgatattgaattttctaatcaatgttaatttatctagtggtcagtatttaactgtttttttttttcaatgataattcagtttgatatgattttatattttcccacttattttaagcaaaatgtttgaagacaatttttttttaaattgcaataactgaaaatttcttggattattgttattttttttgcaatttcaatatattatttatgttttcaaaacgaaaaaagtttttcaattttggattttattcgataattaagttttccgaaaactgaaaataagctttatctatggtaggtaatttacccatactcacaaaaaaaaagttcaatggcAACATtcggaaaaaaacaaattttaaattactaaatgaatttagttaaacaattaaaaatatttaaaaaaaaaaccattgccaaactcaagttagaatctgttttcaaatattcaattatgtgacaaaattaaatagaatcataattcttaggctctatttttatatcagtttttcattaactttacctcttgtttgatgaacaaaaattaatagcgatcatttgattcataaaaaaatattatgaaaatctgtgtcaaagactccaatattcattaagattttgaatgcctcaaatttattgaaatagtgaaaagaaccttgaatttaaagtaagttactaaagcagaaatgagtgaattcaatttgaaaattgtacaaaatattacaaaataattcaagagttaaaaaataattttcaaacaagtatgctcaaaattcccgacttttcccgactttttgataaaaaatcataaattcccgactttttcccgatttttggcggatttaggcgaattcccgactttttcccgacttttccgatttcccgacttgattGGCCACCCTGatagtattttgatttttataattttcaggttTCACTCAATTTTAAAACCAATACCGTAGGAGTGTAGCCCtgattgtcctctaaaactttctgGAAGAAAGTATGGTTCTATCTCTCTTCTGAAAAAAGATATAGCGTTTTCAAAAGTCCGATTGGAAAATAAGTCAGGAAAATTATATTTCCTGACAACACTGGCAGTACATTTACCTAATATGAGTACGACACTTATTTCTAACTCGTTTTAAGTGCATCCTAGGTAAATGGTGTCTTCTGGAAAGTTGTTGTATATAAACAGGGcctatcttttgaaaatattgacgcCCATACAACCAGTAaaaccatctgaattctacaaacttttggaTTGATTTATACCCTCCCTCCCCTTCACCACTCCGAATTGTTAGATttccgtctgccagattttgccagattttattcgatactttgccagatttttcaaattttgacctggtaaccctgcgcgtcaacgacgacgacgcgacGCCTGAGGAATGAAGGAAGTGCGCACGTGTTTACACTGACGCATGCGCTTCTTGATCGCGGCGTGGCACTGTGTTTAGTGCTTTGGAAGAAATGGCTCAACGGCTGTTTTGGCACGCGCAACACTTTGCGATCCGATGCGttggaatttttgtttttggattttttttctaaaattcttcaaaactattgaattattacattttttaaaatttggtttgttaTAGTTATGTTAATATAAGTTATCCTTATCACACACTGGTTAACCAAACTTCGGTAAAAATCCGCTGATCATGCGCAATCCGGGTCGCGCTCTCTCCAACCTGTTTGGCGCAGCTGCGCACTGCGCGCCCTGGCCATCGCAACCTGTGCCAAACATCGGCGTACTCTCAGTTCTCGACTGGTCGCGGCTCACTTCGGACACAACTCGGACAGCAAACCCGTCAACCGCGTCGGGGAGGGTTTCGCGCGCGCGTTCCGTCGGGTATCGTCGTCTCGTTTACTCTCGTTGGGGCTGACAATAGCCAGAGAGCAAGTGCACCGACAGCAAAATTCCTCAGTGGTAGCAGAGGGAGCACGGGGCGCAGCAGGTCCTAGGCCAGCAACGAACGACCCCCGAAACGAAAAACCCCCCGTTGAAGATCCAAAGATGGCGCCCTAAGTACTAAGAGTGTGTGAGCGCGCAATAGTGGTTTAAGAAAACGACGATTAAGCTTAGTGTTTAGTGGATTAGAATGGGTAATCAACCGACGAAGCATTCCGGCAGCAGTGGCCGGCCGAAGAAGGCGGTCCACTGGAAGTCGGCAGGTGAGTGTCGTTCAACTTCCGTCGAAACCGTTGACGGACGGACGAGAATGAAATTTTCGCCATTCAGCAGCGGCCGAAATATGGTTCAGACAGAAGATCGCTCGAGAGAGAGAAGCAGCCGCGCTGGCGTATTTTTAGATCCCAgttaaatatttacagttgaaatACAATTTCACTTGGGTTCTTGCTCGAGTTTCGTTTCGAGTCTCGACGCGATCCTCTCCTCTGTACCCCCTGAACGGTCGCCGCTTTGGCCTGATTAATCCCAGATATTGACGAAAAATTGTTTCCGTTTGTTCCGTAGAACCACCCTCGCCACCGGGAAAGCCGATGTTGGTTCCGGGTACGCCAGACTCGTCCGCACCGGACATTGTGACGCTCCGGTGGAAACGACCGACGAGTGATGGCGGCTCGCCAATTCTTGGTTACATCGTTGAACATCGACGCACGGGGTCACCGCACTGGGTTCGGGCCACGGTCGTGCTGATTCAAGCTACGGAACTGTCGTTCAGCGGATTGGAACCCGGCTGGCGGTATCAGTTCCGCGTAACGGCCCAAAACATCGTCGGCCAGTCGGATTGTAGCGAATTGTCCGATGCATTGACCGTGACGCTACAGCGGGCAGCGATCGCTCCACCAAGGTTCATCTATGAACTCAACGACACAACTGCCATCGAAAACGAAAAGATTGAGTTCCGAGTGTCCGTCGCCGGAACGCCTGCTCCACAAATCAGCTGGTTCAAGGATGGCTTCGAGATGTTCAGCAGCCGACGCACGAAAATCCTTTCCGAGGGAGACTTTAGCGTCCTCATAATTCACCAAGCTGCCCTAACCGACGAAGGAGAGATCAAGTGTACCGCTACGAACAGTGCCGGATCGGCCGTAACTATTTGTAATCTGTCCATTGACGCATACCCCAAGATTCGACTACCACGCCAGTACGAAGACGGACTGATCATCGAAGCGGATGAAGTCATCCGGTTGAAGGTCGGTCTCGCCGGTCAACCCACACCAATTGTAGAGTGGAGCCACAACGGAGAAGTACTGACCAACGGTGGCCGCTACGAAATCGAAACCTCCGACAAAAACTCTTCACTACGAATCTCCAACGCCCAAAGATCCGATCGCGGCGAGTACAACCTGCGAGCGATCAACAAACTTGGCGAAGACTACGCATCGTTCCTCGTCACGGTCACCGCAAAACCGGAACCCCCGGGAAAGATCACCGTCAGTATGTCACTTGGCAAGTCCGTCACGCTCAGCTGGGCCGAACCGGAAGACGACGGAGGCTGCAAGATCGGCAACTACATCGTCGAATACTACCGACTCGGGTGGGACGTCTGGCTCAAAGCCTCAACCTGTCGACAACTCACCACCACCCTCAGCGGTCTCATCGAAGGCTCTCAGTACCGGTTCCGCGTGAAAGCCGAAAACCCCTACGGCCTCAGCGAACCCAGCGATATTTCCGACACCGTGTTCATCCCGGACCCGAAACGTGGCATCAACAGCGCCACCCAAATCCCCGAAACCAAAGACAAAGAGGACAAAGAGTG
Coding sequences:
- the LOC120425348 gene encoding protein G12-like translates to MKLFLLLVVLGVGMSSATLRSEVDQLLAFYPMEEVREIYDWWITHDAEVGEIYAFMQSNYANDAWSVLVTQPELQGVGAWTEARGVNLRDYLDFVAAMFGWTPLPRAVRNGKARSWASMMEEIRSVTDTPGALALANQFIATPGSEFAELYRMTQDARPAFTRTMNDPEVQRWAAQLRAFGVDIDGTVARLQSFFGWN